The genomic window ACTGGATTGCGAATCGACATAGGCTTTACCGTCTTTGATCATTTCTATCGCCCAGGCGTGTAATTGCTCAAAGTAGTCTGACGAGTATACTTCTTTATCCCATTTGTAACCCAGCCAAGAAATATCTTCTTTGATGGCGTCTACATATTCCTGATCTTCCTTTGTGGGGTTGGTATCATCAAAACGTAAATTGACAGGTGCCTTATAGGTTTCACCCAAACCAAAACTAATTCCGATGGCTTTTGTGTGTCCTATGTGGAGGTAGCCGTTGGGTTCTGGTGGAAACCGAAAGCGCAGCTTGTTTTGTGGCAAGCCATTTTTTAAATCTTCTTCTACTATTTGCTCTAAAAAGTTAAGCGGTTTGTGCGTTTCTGACATAATAAAGTGTATTTCTTGGATAAATACATAGCAAAATTAATCAAATAAAAAGTTTATAGATATATCTTCGGTATAATTATTATTTTTATCGAAATAAAAAAAGAGAACATGGGAGTTATTAAGGTTGAAAACATAAGAGTGTATGCGTATCATGGATGTCTGAGTGAGGAGACCACGATTGGCAGTGATTACAGAGTTGATGTGAGTGTAGAGGCGGATTTAGAAAAATCGTCTGTGACAGACGCTTTAAACGACACGGTTGACTATGTCACTTTAAACGCTATTGTGGTAGAAGAAATGCGTATTCCTGCAAAATTATTGGAAGCGGTAGCGAAGCGCATCATCAATCGGGTGTTTGAAAATTGTAAAACAGTGGTGTCGGTATCGGCGTCGGTTTCTAAAATTAACCCTCCAATTGGCGGTGATGTAGAAAAAGTAACGATTGTTCTGAGCGAATCACGTTAAAATAATTTTTTATAGATAATGGAATTTATATTTTAGGGGTGGTAATTACAGGGATTGTTAAGAGCCTCTTTTTGATGGATTCTTTTCTTTTATCTTGTGTAACGTTTAAATTTGCTTAAATTTGCATTCCTTTTTAGGCGTCTTGGCCGAGTGGCTAGGCAGAGGTCTGCAAAACCTTCTACAGCGGTTCGAATCCGCTAGACGCCTCAAGTTATGAAGACCACAACGTTTATCGGTTGTGGTTTTTTATTGCCCTATTTCTTCAATGATGGTTTGTGGGTTTAATTTGTCTTTTGGCAAAAAGCCTTTCGTAATTAGAACCAATCCACAAATAATTAAAATAATTCCAAGTAGTTTTTTAATTTTTAAAATGATCACAGGAGTCAATTGTTTTTTTAGCTGCTTGGCTAACACTATTTTAAATAAATCTGTTATAAAATACGCTAAGATCAGTGATCCAAAAAATACATAAAATCGATTGATGTCATTTTCTAAACTTGGTCCTGTAACGATGATAATGCCCAACCAAAAAATCAGTACGCCAACATTTATAAAGTTGAGTAAAAAACCTTTAATAAATAGTTCGATGTAATTCACCTTAAATGCGTTGGATAGCTGTGCTTTAAGGTCGTTTCGGTTTGGTTTTTTTAGA from Formosa sp. Hel1_33_131 includes these protein-coding regions:
- the folB gene encoding dihydroneopterin aldolase, with the translated sequence MGVIKVENIRVYAYHGCLSEETTIGSDYRVDVSVEADLEKSSVTDALNDTVDYVTLNAIVVEEMRIPAKLLEAVAKRIINRVFENCKTVVSVSASVSKINPPIGGDVEKVTIVLSESR
- a CDS encoding LysE family translocator, with product MIDDIQAAIPLGFFLAFMIGPVFFVLIETSVTKGFRAAVAFDAGVIIADIIFIGLAYFSSFQLLENLSNQPGLYVFGGTILTVYGLIVFLKKPNRNDLKAQLSNAFKVNYIELFIKGFLLNFINVGVLIFWLGIIIVTGPSLENDINRFYVFFGSLILAYFITDLFKIVLAKQLKKQLTPVIILKIKKLLGIILIICGLVLITKGFLPKDKLNPQTIIEEIGQ